A single region of the Agromyces sp. Leaf222 genome encodes:
- a CDS encoding NAD-dependent epimerase/dehydratase family protein: MQGNVLITGGAGFIGSRLARRFVDEGYRVTVLDSLIPQVHGDDPDTTSPLLASIRDIATVIRGTVTNADDVARALADQDIVVHLAAETGTGQSMYEIDRYVEANVGGTAKILDALANGEHHVRRIVIASSRSIYGEGAYRTPSGDLVYPSHRDDAAMAAGDFDVHQPGVDGPLELVATTESATIHPSSVYGITKHVQESLIMTVAPTIGIEPVALRYQNVYGPGQSLKNPYTGILSIFSTLIRQGKPINIFEDGEESRDFVFIDDIVNATYLASTVPDAAARVINVGSGVATTVSEVVAALFAAFGTEVPTTISGNYRLGDIRHNYADTTLLAEVLGIEATVDFREGVRRFVEWVLTEPVEGDNYQRSLDEMAARNLLK; encoded by the coding sequence ATGCAAGGCAACGTCCTGATCACCGGCGGCGCCGGCTTCATCGGAAGCCGCCTCGCGCGCCGCTTCGTCGACGAGGGCTACCGGGTGACCGTGCTCGACAGCCTCATCCCGCAGGTGCACGGCGACGACCCCGACACCACCTCGCCGCTGCTCGCATCGATCCGCGACATCGCGACCGTGATCCGCGGCACCGTCACGAACGCCGACGACGTGGCGCGTGCCCTTGCCGACCAGGACATCGTCGTGCACCTCGCCGCCGAGACCGGCACCGGCCAGTCGATGTACGAGATCGACCGGTACGTCGAGGCGAACGTGGGCGGCACCGCCAAGATCCTCGACGCGCTGGCCAACGGCGAGCACCACGTGCGCCGCATCGTCATCGCCTCGTCGCGGTCGATCTACGGCGAGGGCGCCTACCGCACCCCCTCCGGCGACCTCGTCTACCCGTCGCACCGCGACGACGCCGCGATGGCGGCCGGCGACTTCGACGTGCACCAGCCCGGCGTCGACGGCCCGCTCGAGCTCGTCGCGACGACCGAGTCCGCGACGATCCACCCATCGTCGGTGTACGGCATCACGAAGCACGTGCAGGAGTCGCTCATCATGACGGTCGCCCCGACGATCGGCATCGAGCCGGTCGCGCTGCGCTACCAGAACGTGTACGGCCCAGGGCAGTCGCTGAAGAACCCGTACACGGGCATCCTCTCGATCTTCTCGACGCTGATCCGCCAGGGCAAGCCGATCAACATCTTCGAAGACGGCGAAGAGAGCCGCGACTTCGTCTTCATCGACGACATCGTGAACGCGACCTACCTCGCCTCGACGGTTCCGGATGCCGCGGCGCGCGTCATCAACGTCGGCAGCGGTGTCGCGACCACCGTGTCCGAGGTCGTCGCGGCGCTCTTCGCCGCGTTCGGCACCGAGGTCCCGACCACGATCTCGGGCAACTACCGCCTCGGGGACATCCGCCACAACTACGCCGACACGACCCTGCTCGCCGAGGTGCTCGGCATCGAGGCGACGGTCGACTTCCGCGAGGGCGTGCGCCGGTTCGTCGAGTGGGTGCTCACCGAGCCGGTCGAGGGCGACAACTACCAGCGTTCGCTCGACGAGATGGCCGCCAGGAACCTCCTGAAGTGA
- a CDS encoding acyltransferase — MSAPRLLTGNPFPAKANSLNLFRLVLAALVLFAHAWYTAGEGGGPSIQGENLGGWAVAGFFVISGFLITTSRFTNTAGDFLVHRIARIFPAFIVCLIVMALVFAPIAALVERGSLAGFFSTPTTPLNFIWANSGLKMVHYDIAGTLSTVPYPGAWNGSLWTLYYEFLCYLTIWLLGSLAVVRRSPVIVTVVFALSVIAYANIDLARRLGLNEDFALFMRLLPFFMGGAIVYYVIRRFGVSATVGIASLVIMVVLIALIPRWGGQLSAPFMAYGLLYLSTVIPQPRFIAKNDVSYGFYIYAWPMQQLLMLPALAEYGMAVYIGATVVLTAIFAAASWFLVERPVMRIARGRRPTKPAAVGVAA, encoded by the coding sequence GTGAGCGCTCCCCGTCTGCTCACCGGCAACCCGTTCCCGGCCAAGGCGAACAGCCTCAACCTGTTCCGCCTGGTGCTCGCCGCGCTCGTGCTGTTCGCGCACGCCTGGTACACGGCGGGCGAGGGCGGCGGTCCGAGCATCCAGGGCGAGAACCTGGGCGGGTGGGCGGTCGCCGGCTTCTTCGTGATCAGCGGGTTCCTCATCACGACGAGCCGGTTCACCAACACGGCCGGCGACTTCCTGGTGCACCGCATCGCGCGCATCTTCCCGGCGTTCATCGTCTGCCTGATCGTGATGGCGCTCGTGTTCGCGCCGATCGCGGCGCTCGTCGAACGAGGATCCCTCGCCGGCTTCTTCAGCACGCCGACGACCCCGCTGAACTTCATCTGGGCGAACTCGGGGCTGAAGATGGTGCACTACGACATCGCCGGCACCCTGTCGACGGTGCCGTACCCGGGCGCCTGGAACGGCTCGCTCTGGACCCTCTACTACGAGTTCCTCTGCTACCTGACGATCTGGCTGCTCGGCTCGCTCGCCGTCGTGCGGCGCTCCCCCGTCATCGTGACGGTCGTCTTCGCGCTCAGCGTCATCGCCTACGCGAACATCGACCTGGCCCGGCGCCTCGGCCTCAACGAGGACTTCGCCCTGTTCATGCGCCTGCTCCCGTTCTTCATGGGCGGAGCGATCGTCTACTACGTGATCCGCCGCTTCGGCGTGAGCGCGACCGTCGGCATCGCGTCGCTCGTGATCATGGTCGTGCTGATCGCGCTCATTCCGCGCTGGGGCGGCCAGCTCTCGGCGCCGTTCATGGCCTACGGCCTGCTCTACCTCTCGACGGTGATCCCGCAGCCGCGGTTCATCGCGAAGAACGACGTGTCGTACGGCTTCTACATCTACGCGTGGCCGATGCAGCAGCTGCTCATGCTGCCGGCGCTGGCCGAGTACGGCATGGCGGTCTACATCGGCGCGACGGTCGTGCTCACCGCGATCTTCGCGGCGGCGAGCTGGTTCCTCGTCGAACGGCCGGTGATGCGCATCGCGCGCGGCCGTCGACCGACGAAGCCCGCCGCGGTCGGCGTCGCGGCCTGA
- a CDS encoding glycosyltransferase — translation MSRDPTRFTGSRFDVEHPRPRASVCMATYNGAAYVREQLDSILVQLAPDDEVVVVDDASTDDTADLVEAIGDPRIRLIRAAANRGYVRTFEAALGAAAGDVLLLADQDDLWTPGRLDAMLDALDRSGALVVASNLVVLGTDEPLPSPLTGRPWRLTAEQSGEHRRNVLRIMIGDAPYFGCTMGLRREALALVTPFPEILTESHDLWIALAANEARSIVHLEAPTLLRRVHESNASTPRPRGIRAALGSRWLLVRLRAEARRRLRRA, via the coding sequence ATGTCGCGCGATCCGACACGATTCACCGGGAGCAGGTTCGACGTGGAGCATCCGAGACCACGTGCGAGCGTGTGCATGGCGACCTACAACGGTGCCGCCTACGTGCGCGAACAGCTCGACTCGATCCTCGTGCAGCTGGCGCCCGACGACGAGGTGGTGGTCGTCGACGACGCGAGCACCGACGACACGGCCGACCTCGTCGAGGCGATCGGCGACCCGCGCATCCGCCTCATCCGCGCGGCGGCGAACCGAGGATACGTGCGCACCTTCGAGGCCGCACTCGGCGCGGCCGCCGGCGACGTGCTCCTGCTGGCCGACCAGGACGACCTCTGGACCCCCGGACGGCTCGACGCGATGCTCGACGCCCTCGACCGCTCAGGCGCGCTCGTCGTGGCCTCCAACCTCGTGGTGCTCGGCACCGACGAACCGTTGCCGTCGCCGCTCACGGGCCGTCCGTGGCGGCTCACGGCCGAGCAGTCGGGGGAGCACCGCCGCAACGTGCTGCGCATCATGATCGGCGACGCGCCCTACTTCGGCTGCACGATGGGCCTTCGCCGTGAGGCGCTCGCGCTCGTCACGCCGTTCCCCGAGATCCTCACCGAGTCGCACGACCTCTGGATCGCGCTGGCGGCCAACGAGGCCCGGTCGATCGTGCACCTCGAGGCACCGACCCTGCTGCGGCGGGTGCACGAGTCGAACGCGTCGACGCCGCGGCCCCGTGGCATCCGTGCCGCCCTCGGCTCGCGGTGGCTGCTCGTGCGCCTGCGCGCCGAGGCGCGACGGAGGCTGCGCCGCGCCTGA
- a CDS encoding lipopolysaccharide biosynthesis protein: MRSVLLRLAGFTGAPILSALAPFLLLPIISRVTGPGGWADFSAGQSIGILGMVVVFFGWGVVGPVRIARTTDAAGRAQILRESLVSRAITTVVAIPLVIVATALVTGGEFKVESIAMAVAMTLAGLSPSWFCIGAARPIDLMLYDAGPKLLAALAAMPVLLLGGPVLFYPIMLAVVTVAAAAAHAVRNLRGASGPRVGLGRGFRVLRELLPTAAIDAAGNAYGTTPVPIATAGLPPAQASSFASADRLYRVGVLAVIALGNAFQAWVLEPDATSPVRRHRAAILAHLGLGVFGAVGLAVLGPWASGFIFGADVAADPLTCVLFGVAFFAISSATPFIRNILIPHGRYRFVLATTLTASVVGVTIMTIGSINGHEAVVAAGVAAAELTSLLILVVPGLRLMGTPAPHPVTVQTAEVEGSPSSW; the protein is encoded by the coding sequence ATGAGATCTGTCCTCTTGAGGTTAGCCGGATTCACGGGAGCGCCGATCCTGTCGGCGCTCGCCCCGTTCCTGCTCCTGCCGATCATCTCCCGCGTCACCGGCCCCGGCGGTTGGGCCGACTTCTCGGCCGGGCAGTCCATCGGCATCCTCGGCATGGTCGTCGTCTTCTTCGGCTGGGGCGTCGTGGGGCCGGTCCGCATCGCACGCACGACGGATGCCGCGGGGCGCGCGCAGATCCTCCGCGAGAGCCTCGTGTCGCGGGCCATCACGACCGTCGTCGCGATCCCGCTCGTCATCGTCGCGACCGCCCTCGTCACCGGCGGCGAGTTCAAGGTGGAGTCGATCGCGATGGCCGTCGCGATGACGCTCGCCGGGCTCTCCCCGTCGTGGTTCTGCATCGGGGCCGCCCGCCCGATCGACCTCATGCTCTACGACGCCGGCCCGAAGCTCCTGGCCGCCCTCGCCGCCATGCCGGTGCTGCTCCTCGGCGGCCCGGTGCTCTTCTACCCGATCATGCTGGCGGTGGTCACCGTCGCCGCTGCGGCCGCGCACGCCGTCCGCAACCTCCGGGGGGCGTCTGGGCCGCGTGTCGGCCTCGGCCGCGGATTCCGCGTGCTCCGCGAGCTCCTGCCGACTGCGGCGATCGACGCCGCGGGCAACGCCTACGGCACGACGCCGGTGCCGATCGCGACGGCGGGCCTCCCGCCGGCGCAGGCGAGCTCGTTCGCGTCGGCCGACCGGCTCTACCGCGTCGGCGTGCTGGCCGTCATCGCGCTCGGCAACGCGTTCCAGGCGTGGGTGCTCGAACCCGACGCGACGAGCCCGGTGCGACGCCACCGCGCCGCGATCCTCGCCCACCTCGGGCTCGGCGTGTTCGGCGCGGTCGGCCTCGCCGTGCTCGGCCCGTGGGCCTCTGGCTTCATCTTCGGCGCCGACGTGGCCGCCGACCCCCTCACCTGCGTGCTGTTCGGCGTGGCGTTCTTCGCCATCTCGAGCGCGACCCCGTTCATCCGCAACATCCTGATCCCGCATGGCCGGTACCGGTTCGTGCTCGCCACGACGCTCACCGCATCGGTCGTCGGCGTGACGATCATGACGATCGGCTCGATCAACGGTCATGAGGCCGTCGTCGCCGCGGGTGTGGCCGCTGCCGAGCTGACGTCGCTGCTGATCCTCGTCGTCCCCGGCCTTCGCCTCATGGGCACGCCGGCGCCGCATCCCGTGACCGTGCAGACGGCCGAGGTCGAGGGGTCGCCCAGCAGCTGGTGA
- a CDS encoding glycosyltransferase, which translates to MIGSPSGAGIHVVISAFRPEPDLLAGIRELEGHVASVIVVDDGSGVSADDVLDTIAAAGATVLRLSENSGIGAALNAGIEHARSQGAGHVLTLDQDSRLPAASVAELLAALEQATARGHAPAFAVPEMFASVSQVASRHDDGTLFTRHSIQSGMLVPMSTFETVGTLRADLFIDLVDTEFELRCTVAGLVGVAAPGVRLPHSLGAAYERPAWLRLVTFGLGPKDVTLSTPFRYYYRVRNRIVVNREFRRTQRAWIARDTLVEVLHFIVAATLARPRRSLWRLYRAAVADARAKRMGRAADAVLEGASNIRWATPRVRRLDDAPVDEG; encoded by the coding sequence GTGATCGGCTCGCCGAGCGGCGCCGGCATCCACGTGGTGATCTCGGCGTTCCGGCCCGAGCCAGACCTGCTCGCGGGCATCCGCGAGCTCGAGGGCCACGTCGCGTCGGTGATCGTCGTCGACGACGGCAGCGGTGTCTCGGCCGACGACGTGCTCGACACCATCGCGGCGGCCGGCGCGACCGTGCTGCGCCTGTCGGAGAACTCGGGCATCGGCGCGGCCCTGAACGCCGGCATCGAGCACGCCCGCTCGCAGGGCGCCGGCCACGTGCTGACGCTCGACCAGGACTCCCGCCTGCCGGCGGCATCCGTCGCCGAACTGCTCGCGGCCCTCGAGCAGGCGACCGCGCGCGGCCACGCCCCGGCCTTCGCCGTGCCCGAGATGTTCGCCTCGGTGAGCCAGGTCGCCTCGCGTCACGATGACGGCACGCTGTTCACCCGTCACTCGATCCAGTCGGGCATGCTCGTGCCGATGTCGACGTTCGAGACGGTCGGCACCCTGCGCGCCGACCTGTTCATCGACCTCGTCGACACGGAGTTCGAGCTGCGCTGCACGGTGGCCGGGCTCGTCGGCGTCGCCGCTCCCGGCGTGCGCCTGCCGCACTCGCTCGGCGCCGCATACGAGCGCCCCGCGTGGCTGCGGCTCGTCACCTTCGGACTCGGGCCGAAGGACGTGACGCTCAGCACGCCGTTCCGGTACTACTACCGTGTGCGCAACCGCATCGTCGTCAACCGCGAGTTCCGCCGCACCCAACGGGCCTGGATCGCGCGCGACACGCTCGTGGAGGTGCTGCACTTCATCGTCGCGGCGACGCTGGCGCGCCCCAGACGATCGCTGTGGCGGCTCTACCGTGCGGCCGTCGCCGATGCTCGTGCCAAGCGCATGGGGCGTGCCGCCGACGCGGTGCTCGAGGGCGCCTCGAACATCAGGTGGGCGACGCCGCGAGTGCGGCGACTCGACGACGCGCCCGTCGACGAGGGCTGA
- a CDS encoding DUF2304 domain-containing protein, which yields MIVFLGIALALVLVSIVVYMLLTRKLREKYAFFWIVIGLVVLVLGIFPQLLEGLTLALGVQVPSNLLFSLAIVLLLGVSLHLSWEISQAEDEIRRVAEETALLNTEVERLSARLDLLERAERAERPSSDEATDGSRERDEDRSR from the coding sequence GTGATCGTCTTCTTGGGCATCGCCCTCGCGCTCGTCCTCGTCAGCATCGTCGTGTACATGCTGCTCACCCGCAAGCTCCGCGAGAAGTACGCGTTCTTCTGGATCGTGATCGGCCTCGTCGTGCTCGTGCTCGGCATCTTCCCGCAACTGCTCGAGGGCCTCACGCTCGCGCTCGGCGTGCAGGTGCCCTCGAACCTGCTCTTCTCGCTGGCCATCGTGCTGCTGCTCGGCGTGAGCCTGCACCTGTCGTGGGAGATCTCGCAGGCCGAAGACGAGATCCGGCGCGTCGCCGAGGAGACGGCCCTGCTGAACACCGAGGTCGAGCGCCTCTCGGCGCGTCTCGACCTGCTCGAGCGCGCCGAGCGCGCAGAACGCCCGTCCTCCGACGAGGCGACCGACGGCTCGCGAGAGCGTGACGAGGACCGATCCCGGTGA
- a CDS encoding glycosyltransferase family 2 protein, translating to MNDSLGRVLVIVPAWNEQANVGNTVREILGRTTGLDVVVVDDGSTDDTAGVAREAGATVIALPFNLGVGGAMRAGFTYAQRRGYDAAIQVDADGQHDPAEIGRVLEGLHTADISIGARFADKGDYAVKGPRRWAMLFLAGVMSKVAGTRLTDVTSGFRAANRRAIAQYVRYYPAEYLGDTLDSLVAAVHSGLSVTQVPVAMRQRVHGNPSQNPVGASIYLFRSIFALGLALMRPGKTTGGQTA from the coding sequence ATGAATGACTCGCTCGGGCGTGTACTGGTCATCGTCCCGGCATGGAACGAGCAGGCCAACGTCGGCAACACCGTGCGCGAGATCCTCGGGCGCACGACCGGCCTCGACGTCGTGGTCGTTGACGACGGGTCGACCGATGACACCGCCGGCGTCGCACGCGAGGCCGGCGCCACCGTCATCGCGCTGCCCTTCAACCTCGGCGTCGGCGGCGCCATGCGCGCGGGCTTCACGTACGCGCAGCGTCGCGGCTACGATGCGGCGATCCAGGTCGATGCCGACGGCCAGCACGATCCGGCCGAGATCGGCCGCGTGCTCGAGGGCCTGCACACTGCCGACATCTCGATCGGCGCGCGATTCGCCGACAAGGGCGACTACGCGGTGAAGGGCCCGCGGCGCTGGGCGATGCTGTTCCTCGCCGGCGTGATGTCGAAGGTCGCCGGCACCCGCCTGACCGACGTCACCTCGGGGTTCCGCGCCGCCAACCGACGGGCCATCGCGCAGTACGTGCGCTACTACCCGGCCGAGTACCTCGGCGACACGCTCGACTCGCTCGTCGCCGCGGTGCACTCCGGGTTGTCGGTCACCCAGGTGCCCGTCGCGATGCGCCAGCGCGTGCACGGCAACCCGAGCCAGAACCCCGTCGGGGCGAGCATCTACCTGTTCCGGTCGATCTTCGCGCTGGGCCTCGCCCTGATGCGACCCGGCAAGACCACGGGAGGTCAGACCGCGTGA
- a CDS encoding DUF6541 family protein, whose protein sequence is MTWFDLAWASTVATAIMVLPGLLLARVVGLRGVWMWGLSAPFSVTAIALAALVAPFIGLTWSWIPAVLFTVVLAAVLWGARRLTVSRLAPAGAESGPVAASDGRPSKVRNASAWAFGVGVLLAAAVIAVRSVQIIGEPGGISQTFDNIYHLNAVRFILDTGSGSPLDVGAMTSANLWFYPVGWHDVATLVVQLTGVTIPVAVNTTWIVFSAVAWPLGIVLLSRVLGGSKPAVAIAAGLAAASIPAFPYLLVDYGVLYPYHAGVALVPGAVAATVALFRLGRESTGLDPVWSAVVLAGALPALALTHPGAFMAWLAFSLPIAVIALIRLLRSGAAARTRIMAIAGFAVYLAVGLVAIRVLRPPLEATLWPAIGLAGQALGEVITVSMYHTPIAEVVAVAMIAGVVFAAIRRRSADWVAMSLLVVAGSLYIIVAGVSSATIRNLITASWYNNTPRLAALVVIAVVPLAAIGVGRLWQKLTETRVYGRVVGSRGRGLRIVVAVLAVVLLGLSMQGRSIAGAVDGAGQSYRISPKSALISSDELQLLEELPDLVPADVAIAGSPWTGTGLAYAISDRRVLMPHTLMDISDDVVIINDELDEADADAALCAALEAENVGFVLDFGAREVHGGKHVFTGFDDLASSDSVRLVREVGDARLYEITACGGLE, encoded by the coding sequence ATGACGTGGTTCGATCTTGCGTGGGCGTCGACCGTCGCTACGGCGATCATGGTGCTCCCCGGATTGCTCCTCGCCCGCGTGGTCGGGCTCCGCGGCGTGTGGATGTGGGGCCTCTCCGCGCCCTTCTCGGTGACCGCCATCGCCCTGGCCGCGCTCGTCGCCCCGTTCATCGGGCTCACCTGGTCGTGGATCCCCGCGGTGCTCTTCACGGTGGTGCTCGCCGCCGTGCTCTGGGGCGCGCGACGGCTGACCGTGTCGCGCCTGGCGCCTGCCGGAGCCGAATCCGGCCCGGTCGCGGCATCCGATGGGCGACCGTCGAAGGTGCGCAACGCGAGCGCGTGGGCCTTCGGCGTCGGCGTGCTGCTCGCGGCAGCGGTGATCGCCGTGCGCTCGGTGCAGATCATCGGCGAGCCCGGCGGCATCTCGCAGACGTTCGACAACATCTACCACCTGAACGCGGTGCGCTTCATCCTCGACACCGGCAGCGGCTCGCCGCTCGATGTCGGCGCGATGACGTCGGCCAACCTCTGGTTCTACCCGGTCGGATGGCACGACGTCGCCACGCTCGTGGTGCAGCTGACCGGGGTCACGATCCCCGTCGCCGTGAACACCACGTGGATCGTGTTCTCCGCGGTCGCCTGGCCGCTCGGCATCGTGCTGCTCTCGCGGGTGCTCGGCGGTTCGAAGCCGGCCGTCGCGATCGCCGCCGGTCTCGCCGCCGCGTCGATCCCGGCCTTCCCGTACTTGCTCGTCGACTACGGCGTGCTCTACCCGTACCACGCCGGCGTCGCGCTGGTGCCGGGCGCGGTGGCCGCAACGGTCGCGCTCTTCCGGCTCGGACGGGAGTCGACCGGGCTCGACCCCGTGTGGTCGGCCGTCGTGCTCGCCGGCGCGCTCCCCGCGCTCGCACTCACCCACCCCGGCGCCTTCATGGCCTGGCTCGCGTTCTCGCTGCCGATCGCGGTGATCGCGCTGATCCGCCTGCTGCGCTCTGGCGCCGCGGCGCGCACGAGGATCATGGCCATCGCCGGGTTCGCGGTGTACCTCGCGGTCGGGTTGGTCGCGATCCGCGTGCTCCGGCCCCCGCTCGAGGCGACCCTGTGGCCCGCCATCGGACTCGCCGGGCAGGCGCTCGGCGAGGTCATCACCGTGTCGATGTACCACACGCCGATCGCCGAGGTCGTTGCGGTGGCGATGATCGCCGGCGTCGTGTTCGCCGCGATCCGTCGCCGCTCGGCCGACTGGGTCGCGATGTCCCTGCTCGTGGTCGCCGGCTCGCTGTACATCATCGTCGCGGGCGTCTCGAGCGCCACGATCCGCAACCTCATCACGGCCTCCTGGTACAACAACACGCCCCGCCTCGCCGCCCTCGTCGTGATCGCGGTCGTGCCGCTCGCGGCGATCGGCGTCGGGAGACTCTGGCAGAAGCTCACCGAGACCCGCGTGTACGGACGCGTCGTCGGCAGTCGCGGGCGCGGTCTGCGCATCGTCGTCGCCGTGCTCGCCGTCGTGCTGCTCGGGCTGTCGATGCAGGGCCGGAGCATCGCCGGCGCGGTCGACGGTGCGGGCCAGTCGTACCGCATCAGCCCGAAGTCGGCACTGATCAGCTCCGACGAGCTGCAGCTGCTCGAAGAACTGCCCGACCTCGTGCCTGCGGATGTCGCGATCGCCGGCAGCCCGTGGACGGGCACCGGGCTCGCGTACGCCATCAGCGACCGGCGCGTACTCATGCCGCACACCCTGATGGACATCTCCGACGACGTCGTGATCATCAACGACGAACTCGACGAGGCGGATGCCGATGCCGCCCTCTGCGCGGCGCTCGAGGCCGAGAACGTCGGCTTCGTGCTCGACTTCGGCGCGCGCGAGGTGCACGGCGGCAAGCACGTCTTCACCGGATTCGACGACCTCGCGAGCTCCGACTCGGTGCGACTCGTGCGCGAGGTCGGCGACGCCCGGCTGTACGAGATCACGGCGTGCGGGGGCCTCGAATGA